From a region of the Triticum aestivum cultivar Chinese Spring chromosome 7D, IWGSC CS RefSeq v2.1, whole genome shotgun sequence genome:
- the LOC123170478 gene encoding uncharacterized protein has protein sequence MATNNLQTGDASPTEQDPANGSGKPPQKPCADSKLYEFKEQLLLLSTLVATVTYVAGLNLPGGYWEQDDPGGHMAGDPILRDTHYRRYLIFYYCNATALAASLVVSLILIILKRKDHVWTVVLRVVMVLDLLGLMGAYGAGSCRDAFTTIYAGVTFFLLVLIIIAVFFYVSVNGGGGDNSSSKNNTSSHPVSVSIPIYDPKSNPDSNSIPISVSKSNPDSNLNLETKKEEKEKINVLMLLATFVVTITYVAGLNPPGGFWSSTQDRHRLSDPVLQARGRYRGFFVCNTTSFAVSLLIIVLLLERKLLKDKLSQNFTVRFLAPYVWIAVTMLGLMGAYAAGGCREADNTTLVLAVPVGVCLLLWFITYRNGWEQLTTKLHDVSTNFKVLFGIPKGTCEGAKEAHQQNTRYLVMLLATLVVTITYQAGLDPPGGLWLDNQDGHKMSHPVLQMTHPTRYRVFFYSNSAAFVTSLVVIMMLQSKFLLNRHTLEATLVLDLFGLVTAYGAGSTRDVNASFYIIALAGIVLVYVIVHITITDHAPEPEDGAAVLKDLDDKRKVLLLVAILAATLTYQAGLTPPGGFWLADDQGLDRHAGFPVLFNNYPRRYNAFFYCNATSFMASITLILLLVNPKLYRPGIRCYALYVCMLVGMFGLMGAYAAGSARQLKTSIYVLTLVGMVLAFIAFLVFIFWFIIKSEASSKDGQDEAVHSNTDKNIISSSSTTTSINTSVVDAATTTTTIITTTITTTTTSNNINSSSNNNDNQSNSNNTTSSSKDKNEKEKEKETVEYFMLLGILAASMTYQIGLKPPGGLWQDNDNGHSVGNPVLHDINKHRYDVFFYSNSTSFMASIVVIVLLLPWTTSHKRKPPLWLMHMAILLDMLSLLVAYAAGSTRKWETSRNVIFIIIPVLLYIAIYAAASVLFPKEGRTFWTCLTSWWHTRQEISKKPTQLLPQERPV, from the exons ATGGCCACGAACAACCTTCAAACTGGAGATGCATCACCAACCGAGCAGGACCCTGCAAATGGCAGCGGCAAGCCTCCCCAAAAGCCTTGTGCAGACTCAAAGCTGTATGAGTTCAAGGAGCAACTCCTGCTGCTGTCGACTCTGGTGGCAACGGTGACGTATGTCGCCGGTCTGAACCTGCCGGGCGGGTACTGGGAGCAGGATGACCCCGGAGGGCACATGGCCGGCGATCCGATCCTACGGGATACCCATTACCGCCGGTACCTCATCTTCTACTACTGCAACGCCACAGCACTCGCCGCGTCGCTCGTGGTCTCACTCATCCTCATCATCCTGAAGAGGAAGGACCATGTTTGGACAGTGGTGCTGCGGGTGGTGATGGTTTTGGACCTGCTCGGCCTCATGGGCGCCTACGGTGCAGGGAGCTGCCGGGATGCGTTCACAACGATCTACGCGGGGGTAACCTTCTTCCTTTTGGTATTGATCATCATTGCTGTTTTCTTCTACGTCTCGGTCAATGGTGGTGGTGGGGATAACTCCAGCTCCAAAAACAATACCAGCTCGCATCCTGTCTCAGTCTCCATCCCCATATACGATCCTAAATCGAACCCTGACTCCAACTCCATCCCCATCTCCGTTTCCAAATCAAATCCTGACTCCAACTTGAACTTGGAAACCAAGAAAGAAGAGAAGGAGAAGATCAATGTGTTGATGTTACTCGCAACCTTTGTCGTCACCATCACGTACGTAGCTGGGTTGAACCCGCCCGGTGGCTTCTGGAGCAGCACCCAAGACAGACACCGTTTGAGCGACCCGGTGTTACAAGCCCGTGGTCGGTACCGTGGCTTCTTTGTTTGCAACACCACTTCGTTCGCCGTGTCCCTGCTCATCATCGTGTTGCTCTTGGAGAGGAAGCTACTGAAGGACAAGCTAAGCCAGAACTTCACGGTGCGATTCTTGGCGCCATACGTGTGGATCGCCGTCACAATGTTGGGCCTTATGGGGGCCTATGCTGCTGGGGGCTGCAGGGAGGCTGACAATACCACTCTTGTCCTTGCGGTCCCTGTCGGCGTATGCCTACTGCTGTGGTTTATTACTTACAGAAATGGTTGGGAACAGCTCACGACCAAGCTTCATGATGTTTCGACAAATTTCAAGGTGCTGTTCGGCATTCCTAAAG GCACCTGCGAAGGCGCGAAGGAAGCACATCAGCAAAATACCCGCTATCTTGTTATGCTCCTAGCTACTCTTGTTGTGACCATCACATACCAAGCCGGCCTAGATCCACCCGGAGGCCTTTGGCTAGACAACCAGGATGGGCACAAGATGAGCCACCCAGTGCTCCAAATGACACATCCTACTCGGTACAGAGTGTTCTTCTATAGCAACTCGGCAGCTTTTGTCACATCTTTGGTCGTCATCATGATGCTCCAGAGCAAATTTCTTCTCAACCGGCACACACTGGAAGCAACCCTGGTGCTGGACCTATTTGGCCTCGTTACTGCATATGGTGCTGGGAGCACTAGGGACGTAAACGCATCCTTCTACATCATCGCCTTGGCAGGCATTGTCCTTGTCTATGTCATCGTCCATATCACCATAACAGATCATGCCCCTGAGCCAGAGGATGGTGCTGCTGTACTGAAGGATCTCGATGACAAGCGCAAGGTGCTACTGTTGGTTGCAATCTTGGCCGCTACCCTCACGTACCAAGCTGGTCTCACCCCACCTGGTGGCTTTTGGTTAGCGGATGACCAAGGGCTCGATCGGCATGCAGGTTTCCCTGTCCTCTTCAACAATTACCCTCGCCGTTACAATGCATTCTTCTACTGCAATGCGACGAGCTTCATGGCGTCTATAACCCTCATTCTTCTCCTAGTCAATCCGAAGCTATACAGGCCAGGTATACGTTGTTATGCACTCTATGTGTGCATGTTGGTGGGAATGTTTGGCCTGATGGGTGCCTATGCTGCTGGAAGCGCTCGACAACTGAAGACCTCCATCTATGTATTAACCTTGGTTGGTATGGTTTTAGCCTTTATAGCCTTTCTAGTTTTCATTTTCTGGTTCATCATCAAGTCTGAAGCCAGCAGTAAAGATGGGCAAGATGAAGCAGTTCATAGTAATACCGACAAAAAcatcatcagcagcagcagtaCTACCACCAGCATCAACACTAGTGTTGTCgacgctgccaccaccaccaccaccatcatcaccaccaccattaccACTACCACCACTAGCAACAacatcaacagcagcagcaacaacaacgacaatcaaagcaatagcaacaacacCACCAGCAGCAGCAAGGACAAGAatgagaaagagaaagagaaagaaacGGTTGAATACTTCATGTTGTTGGGAATCCTGGCTGCGAGTATGACATACCAGATAGGCCTAAAACCACCGGGAGGCCTGTGGCAAGACAACGACAATGGACACTCTGTTGGCAACCCCGTCCTCCACGACATCAACAAGCATCGGTACGACGTTTTCTTCTACAGCAACTCCACTTCCTTCATGGCCTCAATTGTTGTCATTGTCCTGCTCCTTCCATGGACGACGAGCCACAAACGGAAACCGCCGCTCTGGCTAATGCATATGGCTATTTTGCTGGACATGCTTAGTCTCCTAGTGGCATACGCAGCAGGCAGTACTAGGAAGTGGGAAACATCCAGAAACGTCATATTCATCATCATCCCCGTCTTGTTATACATTGCGATCTACGCAGCTGCGTCAGTCCTCTTCCCAAAGGAGGGCCGGACTTTCTGGACATGCTTGACCTCCTGGTGGCATACGCGGCAGGAAATCAGTAAGAAGCCTACACAGCTTCTTCCCCAGGAAAGACCGGTGTGA
- the LOC123170479 gene encoding probable LRR receptor-like serine/threonine-protein kinase At1g56140, with protein MRLFMILHAVALLLLLAAVAHAQQTMRTDPADAAALHAVFAKLGQKAGPQWNISGDPCTGAAIDNTNIDNNDIFKAAIKCEVCTGGNTSVCRITRLKIYALDAVGPIPEELRNLTALTDLDLGQNYLTGPLPSFIGELTDMKFMTFGINALSGPVPKELGNLKNLIKLGLGGNNFSGSLPSELGNLAKLEELYIDSSGLSGPLPSSLSQLTKMKKVWASDNDFTGQIPDYIGSWSSLTELRLQGNSFQGPIPATLSNLGQLASLRIGDILNGSSSSLAFVNNLTSLNTLVLRNCRISDKLVSIDFSKFTSLNLLDLSFNNITGQVPQTLLNLNSLAFLFLGNNSLSGSLPSSVGPLLKNLDFSYNLLSGSIPSWAKNSQLNLVANNFVADSSSNSVLPAGWGCLQRNTPCFLDSPKSSSFAVDSGKSIVGPDNSVYQPDRASLGAASLYVTGAPTWGVSNVGKFMDANNGSYIIHSPGQFLNTLDPELFQNARMSPSSLRYFGIGLENGNYTVTLLFAEFDFPDTQSWKSRGRRVFDIYVQGERKEQNFDIRKAAGGKSFTAVRKQYTVPVTKNFLDIHLFWAGKGTCCIPTQGYYGPAISALSATPNFTPTVRNAVVKKGSKTGVIAGAIVGVVVLGLLAFAGIFVWRQKKRKLALEQEELYSIVGRPNVLSYGELRSATENFSSNNLLGQGGYGSVFKGKLTDGRFVAVKQLSETSHQGKKEFATEIETISRVQHRNLVKLHGCCLEGNKPLLVYEYLENGSLDRALFGKGKSNLDWSTRFEICLGIARGLAYLHEESSIRVVHRDIKASNVLLDANLNPKISDFGLAKLYDDQETHVSTKVAGTFGYLAPEYAMRGHVTEKVDVFAFGVVVLETLAGRPNYYTTEDQSKVYIFEWVWELYEDGQPLDMLDPRLEDFDSEEVLRAIKVALVCTQGSPHQRPPMSRVVAMLAGDVEAPDWVPKPSYITEWQIKGGGDTSYMSSEVNGQSSSEPAPFLGSVIDQGR; from the exons ATGAGGTTGTTCATGATCCTCCATGCCGTGGCGCTCTTGCTGCTTCTTGCGGCGGTTGCGCATGCTCAACAAACAATGAGGACCGACCCAGCTGACG CGGCGGCGCTGCACGCGGTGTTCGCCAAACTCGGCCAGAAGGCGGGGCCGCAATGGAACATCAGCGGCGATCCCTGCACTGGCGCTGCCATAGACAACACCAACATCGACAACAACGACATCTTCAAGGCCGCCATCAAGTGTGAAGTCTGCACAGGCGGCAACACCTCCGTCTGCCGCATCACCAGGCT GAAAATATACGCCCTGGACGCGGTGGGCCCCATACCAGAAGAGTTGCGGAACCTCACAGCCCTGACCGATCT GGATTTAGGGCAAAATTACTTGACAGGGCCTTTACCATCCTTCATCGGGGAGTTGACTGATATGAAGTTCAT GACTTTTGGTATCAATGCATTATCTGGACCTGTACCAAAGGAGCTCGGGAACCTTAAGAATCTTATAAAATT GGGCTTGGGCGGAAACAATTTTAGTGGCTCGCTTCCTTCGGAACTGGGAAACCTGGCAAAACTTGAGGAACT GTACATTGACAGTTCTGGCCTTAGTGGTCCACTGCCATCATCACTTTCCCAACTTACGAAAATGAAAAAAGT ATGGGCATCAGATAATGATTTTACTGGGCAAATACCAGATTATATTGGTAGCTGGAGCAGCTTAACAGAGCT GAGGTTGCAGGGTAATTCTTTTCAAGGTCCAATTCCAGCTACTCTTTCCAATCTTGGCCAATTGGCAAGCTT ACGAATTGGTGATATATTAAATGGGAGCTCTTCTTCACTTGCATTCGTCAATAATCTGACATCTTTGAACACTCT GGTTTTGAGGAACTGTAGGATATCGGATAAGCTTGTATCAATAGACTTTTCGAAATTCACGAGTTTAAATTTACT ggATTTGAGTTTCAATAATATCACAGGCCAAGTACCACAAACCTTGTTGAATCTGAACTCACTCGCCTTCTT ATTTCTTGGGAATAATAGCCTTTCAGGAAGCCTCCCAAGCTCAGTAGGACCATTGCTTAAAAATTT AGATTTTTCTTACAACCTGCTCTCAGGAAGCATTCCTTCATGGGCTAAAAATTCACAATT GAATCTGGTGGCAAACAATTTTGTGGCCGATAGTTCCAGCAACAG TGTCTTACCTGCGGGGTGGGGGTGCCTTCAGCGTAATACACCATGTTTTCTTGATTCTCCAAAGT CTTCTTCCTTTGCTGTGGACTCTGGAAAATCCATAGTAGGCCCAGATAATTCTGTGTATCAACCTGACCGTGCCAGTCTTGGAGCTGCGTCATTATATGTTACAGGGGCACCAACATGGGGTGTTAGCAACGTTGGAAAGTTCATGGATGCAAATAATGGAAGTTATATAATCCACAGTCCGGGCCAGTTTCTGAATACACTTGATCCAGAACTGTTCCAGAATGCAAGGATGTCGCCGTCATCCCTAAGATACTTTGGTATTGGACTAGAAAATGGAAACTATACAGTCACACTTCTGTTTGCAGAGTTTGACTTCCCAGACACCCAGTCTTGGAAGAGCAGAGGTAGAAGGGTTTTTGATATATATGTCCAG GGTGAACGTAAGGAGCAGAACTTTGACATAAGGAAGGCCGCAGGTGGGAAATCTTTCACAGCTGTTAGGAAGCAGTATACTGTTCCTGTCACGAAGAACTTTCTAGATATTCATCTCTTCTGGGCTGGCAAGGGCACTTGCTGCATTCCTACTCAAGGCTACTATGGGCCTGCGATCTCAGCTTTGAGTGCAACACCAA ATTTCACCCCTACAGTGCGTAATGCTGTGGTAAAGAAAGGTAGTAAAACAGGTGTGATTGCGGGAGCTATAGTTGGTGTTGTAGTTTTAGGATTGTTAGCATTTGCTGGAATCTTTGTTTGGAGGCAGAAAAAGAGAAAACTAGCGTTGGAGCAAGAAG AGCTGTACAGCATTGTTGGAAGACCTAATGTCCTCAGCTATGGGGAGCTGAGGTCAGCTACTGAAAATTTCAGTTCTAATAACCTTCTTGGTCAAGGAGGATATGGGTCGGTTTTTAAG GGAAAGTTAACTGATGGTAGGTTCGTGGCAGTGAAGCAGCTGTCTGAAACATCTCATCAGGGGAAAAAGGAATTCGCGACGGAAATAGAAACAATATCTCGGGTGCAACACCGTAATCTCGTGAAGTTGCATGGTTGCTGCCTTGAGGGCAATAAGCCATTGCTGGTTTATGAGTACCTGGAGAATGGAAGCCTGGACCGTGCTCTGTTTG GAAAAGGGAAGTCAAACCTAGACTGGTCAACGCGTTTTGAGATATGCTTAGGAATTGCAAGAGGTCTGGCCTATCTTCATGAAGAATCTAGCATCCGTGTTGTGCACAGGGACATAAAAGCCAGCAATGTCTTGCTTGATGCAAATCTCAATCCTAAGATCTCAGATTTCGGACTCGCCAAACTTTATGATGACCAGGAGACACATGTGAGCACGAAAGTTGCTGGTACATT TGGTTATCTTGCACCAGAGTATGCCATGAGAGGCCATGTGACAGAGAAGGTTGATGTGTTTGCATTTGGCGTCGTGGTATTGGAGACTTTAGCTGGAAGACCAAACTATTACACTACTGAGGACCAAAGCAAGGTTTATATTTTCGAATGG GTCTGGGAACTGTACGAGGACGGCCAACCTCTGGACATGCTAGACCCCAGGCTGGAGGACTTCGACAGCGAGGAGGTGCTTCGGGCCATCAAGGTGGCGCTCGTGTGCACCCAGGGCTCGCCCCACCAGCGGCCGCCCATGTCGAGGGTGGTGGCGATGTTGGCGGGCGATGTCGAGGCGCCCGACTGGGTGCCGAAGCCCAGCTACATCACGGAGTGGCAGATCAAGGGCGGAGGCGACACCAGCTACATGAGCTCCGAGGTCAACGGGCAGTCGAGCTCGGAGCCGGCGCCGTTCCTAGGTTCCGTCATCGACCAAGGCCGTTGA